One Capsicum annuum cultivar UCD-10X-F1 chromosome 2, UCD10Xv1.1, whole genome shotgun sequence genomic window carries:
- the LOC107860592 gene encoding triphosphate tunnel metalloenzyme 3 isoform X1, which yields MEVEVKLRLPDSSAHQKVLSLLSPYHKKTHHQLNTFFDGASGELSSQRAVLRLRFYENLKGNTVINNSVSRVGEYKEESKIGNECVDDPRKLARSKEEENVKCMVCLKGKAVIVNGVSRVEEDEEELDSKIGYECVDDPRKLTEVEGSRVLKRAKEEFQVGEGGFIGLGGFRNERNVFEWNGVVLEVDETNYDFGTCYEIECESSEPEKVKEMIETLLKENGIDYSYSKVSKFATFRSGKLP from the exons ATGGAAGTCGAAGTAAAACTCCGATTACCAGACTCCTCCGCACATCAAAAAGTCCTCTCACTTCTCTCCCCGTACCACAAAAAGACACATCATCAGCTTAACACTTTCTTCGACGGCGCTTCCGGCGAATTGAGCTCGCAACGAGCAGTTCTACGTCTCCGATTTTACGAGAATCTCAAGGGTAATACGGTAATTAACAACAGTGTTAGTCGTGTTGGAGAGTATAAAGAGGAATCGAAAATTGGAAATGAATGTGTTGATGATCCGAGGAAATTGGCGAGGTCAAAAGAGGAAGAGAATGTGAAATGCATGGTGTGTCTCAAGGGTAAAGCGGTAATTGTTAACGGTGTTAGTCGAGTAGAAGAGGATGAAGAGGAATTAGATTCGAAAATCGGGTATGAATGTGTTGATGATCCGAGGAAATTGACGGAGGTGGAGGGTTCTAGGGTTTTGAAAAGGGCAAAAGAGGAATTTCAAGTTGGGGAAGGAGGGTTTATTGGATTAGGTGGGTTTAGGAATGAGAGGAATGTGTTTGAGTGGAATGGTGTGGTGTTGGAGGTTGATGAGACTAATTATGACTTTGGGACTTGTTATGAGATTGAATGTGAAAGTTCGGAGCCTGAGAAAGTTAAGGAGATGATTGAGACGTTGTTGAAGGAGAATGGTATTGATTATAGCTATTCAAAAGTGTCAAAGTTTGCGACTTTTCGCTCTGGAAAGTTGCCTTA A
- the LOC107860592 gene encoding triphosphate tunnel metalloenzyme 3 isoform X2 — protein MEVEVKLRLPDSSAHQKVLSLLSPYHKKTHHQLNTFFDGASGELSSQRAVLRLRFYENLKGNTVINNSVSRVGEYKEESKIGNECVDDPRKLARSKEEENVKCMVCLKGKAVIVNGVSRVEEDEEELDSKIGYECVDDPRKLTEVEGSRVLKRAKEEFQVGEGGFIGLGGFRNERNVFEWNGVVLEVDETNYDFGTCYEIECESSEPEKVKEMIETLLKENGIDYSYSKVSKFATFRSGKLP, from the coding sequence ATGGAAGTCGAAGTAAAACTCCGATTACCAGACTCCTCCGCACATCAAAAAGTCCTCTCACTTCTCTCCCCGTACCACAAAAAGACACATCATCAGCTTAACACTTTCTTCGACGGCGCTTCCGGCGAATTGAGCTCGCAACGAGCAGTTCTACGTCTCCGATTTTACGAGAATCTCAAGGGTAATACGGTAATTAACAACAGTGTTAGTCGTGTTGGAGAGTATAAAGAGGAATCGAAAATTGGAAATGAATGTGTTGATGATCCGAGGAAATTGGCGAGGTCAAAAGAGGAAGAGAATGTGAAATGCATGGTGTGTCTCAAGGGTAAAGCGGTAATTGTTAACGGTGTTAGTCGAGTAGAAGAGGATGAAGAGGAATTAGATTCGAAAATCGGGTATGAATGTGTTGATGATCCGAGGAAATTGACGGAGGTGGAGGGTTCTAGGGTTTTGAAAAGGGCAAAAGAGGAATTTCAAGTTGGGGAAGGAGGGTTTATTGGATTAGGTGGGTTTAGGAATGAGAGGAATGTGTTTGAGTGGAATGGTGTGGTGTTGGAGGTTGATGAGACTAATTATGACTTTGGGACTTGTTATGAGATTGAATGTGAAAGTTCGGAGCCTGAGAAAGTTAAGGAGATGATTGAGACGTTGTTGAAGGAGAATGGTATTGATTATAGCTATTCAAAAGTGTCAAAGTTTGCGACTTTTCGCTCTGGAAAGTTGCCTTAG
- the LOC107860595 gene encoding alpha-mannosidase 2 translates to MAFSSRRGGAGWAHSLLPTTKPSPRQPRKSRRRTAVRDFIFSNFFTIGLSLSLVVFIFIVYSYGIPKPLLSTHFPNARTRFPRIRKTSSRKSPGSDGFAGAVVDITTKGLYDKIEFRDEDGGAWKQGWKVNYKGNEWDTEKLKIFVVPHSHNDPGWRLTVEEYYDRQSKLILDTLVETLPKDSRRKFIWEEMSYLERWWRDATEEKKEAFTNLVRNGQLEIVGGGWVMNDEANSHYFAIIEQITEGNMWLNATIGVIPKNSWSIDPFGYSPTMAYLLRRMGFENMLIQRTHYELKKELALYRNLEYVWRQSWDAEERTDIFVHMMPFYSYDVPHTCGPEPAICCQFDFARMYGFAYERCPWGEHPVETIQENVKERALKLLDQYRKKSTLYRTNTLLVPLGDDFRYVSVDEAEAQFRNYQMLFDYINSNPGLNAEAKFGTLDDYFRTLRDEADRVNYSRPHEIGSGEIVGFPSLSGDFFTYADRQQDYWSGYYVSRPFFKAVDRVLEHNLRSAEMLMAFLLGYCQKIQCEKFPTGFSHKLTAARRNLALFQHHDGVTGTAKDHVVQDYGSRMHMALQDLQIFISKAIEVLLGMRHEKNDQYPSQFEPAQSRSKYDAQPVVKALSARQGTVQTVVLFNPSEQTRNEVVMVTVERPDVTILDSNWTCIKSQISPELAHDKKRTLSRRHRVYWKASVPAMGLQTYYVANGFAGCEKAIPAQLRILVSSGNFSCPAPYTCSKLDSNEASIQNEHLTLTFSTKFGLLQRVSHSDGRQNVIDEEIDMYSSSGGAYLFKPEGEAAPIVQAGGTMVISEGHLVQEVYSYPITAWDKSPISHSTRIYNGHSTIQEHIIEKEYHVELLGHEFNDKELIVRYKTDIGNKRIFYSDLNGFQMSRRETYDKIPTQGNYYPIPSLAFMQGPNGHRFSVHTRQSLGVASLKDGWLEIMLDRRLVRDDGRGLGQGVLDNRAMNVVFHILMEANVTAAANHTTGPHPRNPSLLSHLVGAHLNYPLHVFIAKKSEAISVQPPPRSFSPLAASLPCDLHIVNFKVPRPLKYTQQLEEPRFALVFQRRHWDSSYCRKGRSECSSVSDVPVNLFDMFKSLAVSNVKATSLNLLHDDIEMLGYSGHFGDGAHDGHVLISPMEIQAYKLELKFHS, encoded by the exons ATGGCCTTCTCCTCCCGCCGCGGCGGAGCTGGTTGGGCCCACTCACTTCTCCCCACCACCAAACCTTCCCCACGACAACCTCGTAAATCCCGCCGACGTACTGCCGTCCGTGACTTTATCTTCTCTAATTTCTTCACAATTGGTCTCTCTTTATCTCTTGTCGTCTTCATCTTTATCGTTTACAGCTACGGAATCCCTAAACCACTTCTTTCGACCCATTTTCCTAATGCCCGAACCCGATTCCCTCGAATCAGAAAAACCAGTTCCCGGAAATCGCCTGGAAGCGATGGCTTTGCGGGTGCGGTTGTGGATATTACTACGAAGGGATTGTATGATAAGATTGAGTTTCGGGACGAAGATGGTGGTGCTTGGAAGCAAGGGTGGAAGGTGAATTACAAAGGAAATGAATGGGATACAGAGAAATTGAAGATATTTGTCGTACCGCATTCGCATAATGATCCTGGTTGGAGGCTTACTGTTGAGGAATATTATGATAGGCAGTCCAAACTCATCCTAGATACCCTTGTTGAAACTCTTCCAAAG GATTCTCGGAGGAAATTTATATGGGAAGAGATGTCCTATCTGGAAAGATGGTGGAGGGATGCAACCGAGGAAAAGAAAGAGGCATTTACCAATCTAGTGAGGAATGGGCAGCTAGAAATTGTTGGAGGTGGTTGGGTGATGAATGACGAG GCTAATTCACATTACTTTGCAATTATTGAACAG ATCACAGAAGGAAATATGTGGTTGAATGCGACTATCGGTGTAATTCCTAAAAATTCTTGGTCTATTGATCCCTTCGGTTATTCACCAACTATGGCATATCTTTTGCGGCGTATGGGTTTCGAGAACATGCTAATACAGAGAACTCATTATGAGTTGAAGAAGGAACTGGCGTTATACCGGAATTTGGAATATGTGTGGCGACAGAGCTGGGATGCTGAAGAAAGAACTGATATTTTTGTCCATATGATGCCATTTTATTCCTATGATGTTCCACATACTTGTGGACCTGAGCCTGCAATTTGTTGTCAGTTTGATTTTGCTCGAATGTACGGGTTTGCTTATGAGCGGTGTCCTTGGGGAGAACATCCTGTGGAGACCATACAGGAAAATGTGAAGGAAAGAGCACTTAAACTATTGGATCAGTACAGAAAGAAATCGACGCTATATAGAACAAATACACTTCTTGTTCCCCTAGGTGACGATTTCCGATATGTCAGTGTTGATGAAGCAGAGGCTCAGTTTCGGAATTACCAAATGTTGTTTGATTATATCAATTCCAACCCTGGCTTGAACGCAGAGGCTAAGTTCGGTACTTTAGATGATTATTTCCGAACGCTGCGTGATGAGGCTGACAGAGTAAACTATTCTCGTCCACATGAGATTGGATCTGGTGAGATTGTGGGGTTTCCTTCTCTTTCAGGTGATTTCTTCACTTATGCTGACAGGCAACAGGATTACTGGAGTGGCTATTATGTCTCTAGGCCTTTCTTCAAGGCAGTTGATCGTGTTTTGGAGCATAACCTTCGCAGTGCTGAAATGTTGATGGCTTTCCTGTTAGGATACTGCCAGAAAATACAGTGTGAAAAATTCCCTACTGGATTTTCCCACAAATTGACCGCAGCCAGAAGGAACTTGGCACTTTTTCAGCATCATGATGGGGTCACTGGCACTGCCAAGGACCATGTGGTGCAGGACTATGGATCACGGATGCACATGGCTCTGCAAGACCTTCAAATTTTTATATCTAAGGCTATTGAGGTGTTACTAGGGATGCGCCATGAGAAAAATGACCAATATCCTTCTCAGTTTGAACCAGCTCAGTCGAGATCTAAATATGATGCCCAACCAGTGGTTAAAGCCCTCAGCGCTCGTCAAGGAACAGTTCAGACAGTGGTCCTTTTTAATCCATCGGAGCAGACAAGAAATGAAGTCGTTATGGTCACTGTTGAGAGGCCGGACGTAACAATCTTGGACTCAAACTGGACATGTATTAAAAGCCAGATATCTCCAGAATTGGCACATGATAAGAAAAGAACTTTATCTAGAAGACATCGTGTGTACTGGAAAGCTTCAGTACCTGCCATGGGATTGCAAACATATTATGTTGCTAATGGATTTGCTGGATGTGAGAAGGCCATACCTGCACAACTTAGAATATTAGTGTCTTCTGGAAATTTCTCCTGCCCAGCGCCATACACTTGCTCAAAGTTGGACAGCAATGAAGCATCAATCCAGAATGAACATCTGACACTCACCTTTAGTACCAAGTTTGGCTTGTTGCAGAGAGTAAGCCATAGTGATGGTAGACAAAATGTTATTGATGAGGAAATTGATATGTACTCTAGCTCGGGTGGAGCCTACCTGTTCAAACCGGAGGGTGAGGCTGCGCCAATTGTACAAGCTGGTGGGACAATGGTTATCTCGGAGGGCCATTTGGTACAGGAGGTCTATTCTTACCCAATTACAGCATGGGACAAATCTCCAATTTCCCATAGCACCCGTATATATAATGGTCACAGTACCATACAGGAACACATTATTGAGAAGGAGTATCATGTTGAGCTTCTTGGTCATGAATTCAATGACAAGGAATTGATAGTTAGGTACAAGACTGATATTGGAAACAAAAGGATTTTCTATTCTGATCTAAATGGATTCCAGATGAGCCGTAGAGAAACCTATGATAAGATCCCTACACAGGGCAACTATTATCCAATACCTTCCCTTGCATTTATGCAAGGACCAAATGGACACCGCTTCTCTGTCCACACTAGGCAGTCATTGGGTGTTGCAAGTCTCAAGGATGGATGGTTAGAAATAATGCTTGACAGGAGATTGGTAAGGGATGATGGACGTGGTCTAGGCCAAGGAGTGCTGGATAACCGTGCAATGAATGTCGTTTTCCATATCCTTATGGAGGCTAATGTTACAGCAGCCGCAAACCACACTACAGGTCCTCATCCTCGAAATCCGTCTCTTCTATCGCATTTGGTTGGTGCCCACCTAAACTATCCTCTTCATGTATTCATTGCTAAGAAATCTGAGGCAATCTCTGTACAGCCACCCCCTAGGTCCTTTTCTCCATTGGCAGCTTCTCTACCTTGTGACTTGCATATTGTCAACTTCAAGGTTCCACGCCCTCTCAAGTATACCCAACAACTTGAAGAGCCTAGGTTTGCCCTAGTCTTTCAGAGACGACACTGGGATTCTTCTTACTGTAGAAAGGGCAGGTCAGAATGTTCAAGTGTATCAGATGTGCCTGTTAATCTGTTTGACATGTTCAAGAGTCTGGCTGTGTCGAATGTAAAAGCTACTTCTTTAAATCTTTTGCATGACGACATAGAGATGCTTGGATATAGCGGCCATTTTGGAGATGGAGCTCATGATGGACATGTCCTCATTTCACCCATGGAGATACAGGCTTACAAGTTGGAACTAAAGTTCCACTCGTGA